Within Salvia splendens isolate huo1 chromosome 21, SspV2, whole genome shotgun sequence, the genomic segment cctgagcttccttgatcctctcACGAATTTTTCGAACAATCTCAATCATTTCTTCCACTGTGTCTGGTCCAAGaactcttctctcacccacttcatcccagtaaagtggtgatctacacttcttcccatacaatgcctcatacGGGGCCATGTTAATAGTCGCCTGATAACTATtgttgtaagcgaactctaTTAGTGGCAACACTTCCTCCCAACCTACTCCTCGATCTAGcactacggctctcaacatatcctccaaAGTTTGTATCGTCCTCTCTGATTTCCCATCAGTCTGTGGGTGGAATGCAGtgctgaaattcaacttagtgcCTAACTCTCGTTGTAGGCTCATCCAAAATCTAGAGGTAAACTTCGCATCACGGTCACATGTAATAGTCACTGGTACTCCATGTAAGCGTATGATCTCTTTCACATACATCTTAAACAACTTATTGGCTCCATAGGTATCACGAATCGGTACAAAGTGAGCAGATTTTGTGAGACGATCAATAATTACCCAAATAACAGTATTTCCTCGTTGTGATCTCGGTAAtcctgtcacgaaatccattgcaatgtgctcccatttccactccggtATCTCAAGTGGCTGTAGTCTCCCAtaaggtcgttgatgtagagctttcacttgctgacatgctagacacctctccacaaatgccgctacATGCTTTTTCATGCCATTCTACCAAAACTGTCTCTTCATATCTCGATACATCTTGGTACTCCCCGGGTGCGCAGTATACGGTGTTTCGTGTGCTTCCCTCATGATTTCATTCCTAAGCCCTTCGTCTCTAGGCACGCACAACCTGCCCTTAAATGTGAGGGTACTATCCGCCTCCTTGTGAAAATATTCTTGCTCCCCTGTCCTCACTTCCGAACGGATTTTCTCAAGTAAAGTATCGCGTCTttgagcttccacaattctAGCCCTTAGGTCGGCTTCCATTACCAAGGTGGCGATCCTTCCTTCCACTGTCTCGGGTGCTCTCACTACCTCCAATCGCATTTTACTGAACTCTCGTATCAAGTTCTCTTCGTTCGTGAGAAAAGTGGCCAATTGAGGTTGAGACTTTCTACTTAGGGCATCAGCCACTACATTCGCCTTTcctgggtggtagtttatactgcaatcataatccttcacCAACTCAAGCCATCTACGCTGGCGCATGTTCAAATCCTTTTGTTCAAAGAAGTTCTTGAGGCTTTTATGGTCCGTAtatatctcacatcgaactccataaagatggtgtctccaaatcttcaaagcatgtacaaCTGCTGCCAactccaagtcatgcgtcggatagtTCAACTCATGCGGCCGCAACTGCCTTGATGCATACGCAATCACTTTCCCATTCTGCATAAgtacacatccaagtccaactTTTGATGCATCGGTGTACACCACGTAGTTAGTGTCTGGCTCTGGCACAACGAGAATTGGTGTGGTGGTCAACTTCTCTTTTAGTAAGTGAAAACTGGCCTCACACTCTGGCGTCCAATTCACTTTGATCCCCTTCTttagttgttgcgtcattggcctcgCTATCTTAGAAAATCCCTCGATAAATCTCCGATAATATCCCGCCAGTCCTAGGAAGCTCCGAATTTCGTTAGGTGTGGTTGGTGATTTCCATTTCTGTACAGCTTCCACCTTTGCGGTGTCTACTCGAATTCCATCTGCACTCACTATGTGCCCAAGGAAATTCACTTCTTtgaaccaaaactcacacttactgaacttggcgtagaGTTTCTCGGCCCTTAACGTCTCCAAGGTTGTCCTCAAATGTTTTTCATGTTCTTCTTCGTTCTTTGAGTAGATAAGGACATCGTCTATGAAGACTAAGatgaacttgtccaagtatggatgtaACACACGATTCATATACGGCCGGCGCATTTGTcaatccaaaaggcatcacTATAAACTCATAATGGTCGTATCTAGTTcgaaaagccgtcttgggtacatcttctcgtcGGACTCTCAGTTGATGGTATcccgatctcaaatccattttcgagaatactccAGCTCCACGGAGTTGATCAAACAAatcatctatcctcggcagtggatacttgttcttgagtgtcAACTTGTTCAACTCTCGATAATCTCTGCACATCCTCAATGTTCCATCATTCTTCTTcacgaacaacactggtgctccccacgACGACACACTGagtctaatgaaacccaagtctagcAACTCTTGTAGTTGTATCTTAAGTTCTTCCAATTCCTTAGGAACCATACGGTATGGTGCCTTAGATATCGGTGCTGATCCTGGCTCCAAATCAATTGTAAACTCTAACTGTCTATCGGGTGGTGGTCCTGGCAAGGCATTAGGAAAAACGTCGGGAAATTCTTTCACTACTGCCATATCCTCTATGCTTCTTTCTTTCATCTCCTCTCCACTTAGATAGACGAGATACGCCGggcatcccttcctcatcatagTCGTCGCTTGAAGTGCAGAAATtatggacttgcgtcggttcATAGAAATCCCGTAAAATATAGTCGGCTTCTTTCCCGGGGTTTGAAAAgagatctctctctcttttgcaGCGAATGGTAACATGATTCTCggccaaccaatccattcccaaaattatatctACACTCCCCATCGACATAACTTGTAATTTGTGTGCAACTaacttaagttctcccataGTAAATTCTACATTCGAGCAAATTTGTGAAATATCTATAGTTTCTCCTACGGGTGAAGTCACACTCATTCTTTGTTCAGTTCTATTGATAGGCAGTTCTAAAGTATTCACACATGATGCTGATATAAAAGAATGTGATGCACTCGtatcaaacaaaacaacaatAGGCATGTCGAGGAGCGTGCCCAtccctgccaagtttccttgctctTGATTCCCTTGCTGGTTCGTCGGCTGTTTCCCTTTTAAAGCATATGCCCTTGCCTGAGTGGGAAGTCCTTGACGACgttgttgctgctgctgttgtGGTGCGGGTAAGTATCCCCTCGGTTCGGCTTGTAGTGCCCGCACTTGCGGACGGAacccttgattgttctgtcCTGCTCCCATCCCCATAATCTTACTCGGGCATTCTCTTGAGAAGTGGCCATTTCCACCACAAGTGTAGCATTTATTGCTCTTTTCTCTGCACTCCCCAAAATGGTTCTTAAAGCACTTAGCACACTGGGGGGCTCTAGGCCGGAAGTCACCCCTCTGATAGGGAGTACTCTGTCTACCTCCATACTGCGGTGGGTTTCTGATGGGTTGCTGCCTCTTGTTATTATATGGAGTCCGATCTCCATCTCACTTCCTTTTATCTCAGAAATTATGTTGTTGAAGTGGCACTGGTGTAGTATTTGCTACTGTCATCTCCTTAGGCAACGCTTCTTCCACATCTAATGCACAAGCCAAAATCTCAGAATATGAAAGTCCTCTGCGACTTGCCACTGCTACTCTTATTTCGTGCTTGAGACCAGCACGGAACTTTTCTGCCATTTTCTCATCTGTATCCACCAACTCGGGAGCATATCGAGTAATTTCACACAGTGCACGGTCGTACTCTGTCACCGTCATATTCCCTTGCTTCAAAGTATGGAATTCAACTACCTTTGCTCGCCTATAGCTCATGGGAACGTACTTATTGTACACCTCTTCCTTGAATATCTCCCAAGTAAGCGCTTCACGGCGTTCAGGGTTCATGGTCCTTAGCTTGGTATCCCACCAAAAATCTGTGGGCCCCGTTAATTGAAAAGTCACACAAGCGAGGCGTTCCTTGTCGGTGCActccataaaatcaaatatgcgCTCGATGGTGCGTATCCAGGTCTCTGCCTTAGATGGTTCTCCCAGTCCATCAAACTGTGGGGGTTTTTGCCTAAAAAAGGTATCAATGTATTGTTTgggttgaggcgggggtggaggtggtggtggaggaggaggtggtggtggtggttgctctcgtggtggtggtggtggttgctcTCCCTCGACATTCTGAGGGTCCACAGGGTCCTCCTCTCCACGTCCACACCCAGGTCTACGTCCACGTCTCGGtggcattctgattcaaaacGCATAGATTAATATGGTCGCTCCAATTATTTATCACTACATTATCGTATCAAGACTTCTCACGCAACCTTTCATATATAACGATTATAGACTACGTATACAAAATCAAGCTACGTATGCGCATGTAACATCAACTATCATCACTCAAACTTCCATTCACACTTTCCGAACATTTatacttattatttttctttttatccttTTGGTATTAGAGATTTACTGTGGTTCACTATTCCACGTTCATTTATTATGCTCGGAGAAGCAATAATTGAGTTGCTACATACAACTAGAATCGATGATGTAAGGTCTAACGTTCATCCAAAACAGTCCGCAATCACACAAAGAATTCATAATATCATACTTCAGTATCTACGAGTCATTACTCAAATCATCACATAAAGGCCACATAATCAAGCATACACAAACAATTATCACTAGACGTCTCAACACATAACAACATCATGTTCCTCAAAATCTCAATAGGAAAAGAACTAGCATGCTTTCACTTAAAGTTCAAATATTTCCCAAAAATATTCACAAGTTTCCacaaaaaatgtttttttttccggCAATCTAATTCCACCATGAACAACTAATCATTTCCATTCCCAAAATATTTACCTCAAAATCACTTACAAAAATTTTGGTTACCTCTTTTCAGGTTGAGCACGAtggtcggatgttgagcctttgatactttaaaaaaaaaattatttaattattttgatctAGGGATGCTAATCTAGATCAAGAAGGAaagaagactcttgggtccagagcggaaagaaaatttgctctgataccactctgtcacgcccgcattttctaaggatagaaaacacggttgatcgcgactaggggatgattaaagaagcggggaagaaaggggaaaaacatacACATTTGACCAAAAATTTGATAACTGAATTAACCTTGAAACGTCATAATATTATCCTAGCAATAATACCAACTCTAAGTAAATAAAGAATggaaaataaacaaattttcaAACGAGTTAGACTCTCCACGAATAAACAATTCTAAAGAAAATGACTcttagcggaagcgttcaagacacggaaaatgtcgagtatgaagacacgaaaaatccaacaattattaatcatgacaaaacaatccatgaactttgctcaacatcctccacgtccgtcgccgctcaatctgcacattaagaaaaataatatgcagggctgagtacttgatgcactcagtggacatatgccaaaacatagtttgtcaagccataatcaagtgaccttgggggttttaattaaaagaacccaagtacacaaaacatttatttcACAAGTTCGGTTGGCCAACCATTTTCCATCCACATTCACcatcaccatatctgaacatacatgacaagtaacgtggccacgaaccaagtcactagaccggccaactccaaagagatagcacactatctacggggtgtacactagtccgagcagggtttgcggccctactgggacccgaattcaattaaacatacatggcatagccacttcagataggttcattcaaaacaaaacatggtaGGACAAACACTTTCCACCTCCTTTCACATAAAAAGTATTTAGAACATAGTCCTTAtctaaagaaagcccacctcaaacgctTACTCCTCAATTACTTTCTGTTCCCACCGCAAACAACGTGCACAAGTTCACCCTTTTCGAAATAACATAATATGCAAAAATCagactttgcaaaataaaacaatttaacaatgcatgcatcctaagtgtgtGCTCAATTTATCCTTCGTTCACATATAATAAAACATATTTATCAATTAACCACCCTAGTTCCCAACATAGAAAACTCTCGGTCATCACTGAAATTAGGCGGTATGTAAAATTCTAATACAATAAATCCAACTTGTTAATAAACTATACCAATCCAATTaaacgaaaatgaaaaatgaaaaagaaactGTGTAACTTAATATACTCCCAAACAGTACACGTCTACTCCCTATCACACAAAaagataaaacataaataaGAGAATTTAAGAAATATACTCCCAATCACCTTCGGGTACATACCCCTTTCGCAACACACGTATTATGTATACATTTAATATCAATTTCTCACTTTAAAACTATTATATACTAAAACTAATTGAccctataaaataatataattagtaGTGCTTAAcaatcaaaattagaaaaacaaACAAAGTCAGCAGCAACGTATATATACTCCCTACCCAaactaattcatttttctcaATCAAAACCCACTTAGTCCAAGGCAAGAAAGGCCCAAtaagagtaaaaaaaaaattataccaaCACTTAAACTAAAGAAAAAACAATAGTAGCCCAGAATACTCTCTGCCACCACACGTCTCTCAGGCTCCttcttcattcaattttattaaaactcccatctctctctctatctcaccTCTCTCTCCCACCGCCATTCTTCCCCAAATTCACCACAACCATTCCCTCAATACCAAGCTCAAGTTCTCGTCTCTATATCCAAGTAGACACAAAAAAAACCCCAAAACAGATTCTCTCCTTCTCGCTCGCTGCTGTACCCGCAGCCGCCGTCCATAGCCGCTACAATTCGCAGCCGTCACCGCTTCTTCGTCGCCGAGCAGCACCGCTCGCACAACAGGTAAGTTCCCTTCCCTTTTCCCCATTCTAAAccttttattaaattctttaattattcaaatatcaaatattagTGGCCAGAAGTATCTTCCATAATTAGGGTTGAAGAGATAAAACCAAAAGGGCAACTTCTAATAGCATTAAAGGTCAAGTCTTTAACAAGAACAATCAACCAATAATTTTTTCAGGAGTTTTAATCGTGTGAGCTACTGTAAATATGTGAAACTAAGACATGGGATGGAATGCAGAggattcagaaaaaaaaagagtggaTATACCTTCACGGAAGAAGCAGAACTTGCAGAAGAGAAGGTATTGAaaatgatcacaactctctgggtttctcctccactctctgatttcgaaaattttgattatggaATCGAATAATATGCAGATTTTGAACTcaatgggagaagaagaaaTTACCTTCAATGAAGGGAAGAAAAGCTGCAGGAACGACGGTTTGTTGAGATTGTGGGAGGAGATGTATAAATGGAGTTAATAGAGAGTATTTGGTTGGAGATTTTTAAGGAGAGAAGAAGATATGGAGAAAACCGAATAGAAGTGGGATTGGAAGAAATTTATTTGACTAAAATTTGATTGCAGGAGGAGtagaataattatttattattttagctTCTCAAAAATTGGTcaactaaaaagaaataaaggctaGAACAATAGAGATAAATGATATGcccaaatatatataattttagtacattgattaaattgtggtgttttattattttagtactttggtgttattccaagcACATTGTAAACGAATGCCCAAATTTTCCCATCGACGACTCTCACGTCAATCTCGTCGACAACTTACACCACACAATTAATCAACAATAACTCAAGCATTCACTATTTCCATTCACAACCAATCGAGACaaacacattattttattcaaggGCTATCACTCGCTcgttctaaaaataaaaatcttaacttaaaaagatagaaaaaaaaaaacgggTATTACACTACTTAAGGCTCTGATTGTGAGACTCATagtccactaactcattcaatCTACTttttctacatttcttaaaattggtGTCCAAATCAAAATGTTACTCTTATTATGAGATGGATGTAGTAATATTTTCATATGTTTAAATTCATTATATATATGTACTTTTTATACATGAAAAGGAAATCATTCATTAGGTTGGATCAAGGATCAAGGTCCGAATGGAGGTAGAAATTATACAAAATTGAAGATTGTGTATATAGatgatagataaataaatattttgttaaAAAGTTGAATTAAGTTGGATCTAGTAAGAGTCAAGAATGAATGGGTTATCGCGTTTTGGATATGTTCCCCTAAATCGTAGTATTAATAATTGGACTTGAAAAGAATATATGCTAAGTTTAACGActaactaaaagaaataaaaagtacTAACATAGTGCCAGGAATTCACTTATCGTCCGTATGGTTGAGTAATTGGAAAATTCACCTATTATCTCAAGGTGGTAGATTACTTTCGATCAAATATGTTCTATCGGCTATTTCAATgttcagcacgagttttaatgcaaagttagtaaaatgagagagaagtagagagaaaaaataattaaagtattgttagtgggatATGAGTCCACCttattagagataaaagagtttctaaaattggaaagtgcatattcttgtgggacagactaaaaaagaaaaagtgcatattcttgtgggacgaatggagtaagtATTGTACTCAATTATatatcaaaaacaaaacaattaataaatttaaactaaaatgCAAGTTGGAATAACCCAAAGCCAGAAAATGCGCTTAACAGAGTTTGAACTTAGGTCTTTAACTATAACAAATGAATGTACTACCACTAGGCTACTCACAGTTTTGGAGGTACAACCGTACCCCCTTGTATTTAATTGGATCCGCCACTTGTCCCAACCTGTTGGAAAGAGGAGATAAcatcacacacacacgcactcTATCTAATCTCAAGATCTGGGCTCAAGTGTTTCTTTCTTCTCTCACTCTTTGATTCTCCTCTGCTATGAAAAATGAGTAGTCCTCGTCTCTATGGCACAACTCATCCCATGCCCTTTTATATTCTGTTGAGAGTGAAGTTAGttaagttagttataactaactctTCCAAACAACATGCATTGCTGAGTCTGTTTTATCCGAGCCAATGCTCCGAGCCATCTCATCCGAACCAGGCTCGAGCCAATTCACATGACcacaaacctaacaatctccaccttggacaTGTGAATCACCCCTCATACTTCGTCTCAAACTCAAAACTTCACCTCACTGTGCAACCACACTCACCAGTCTCAAGCAATGCTCGAGCTTAGAGACTGGCAGTGCCTTAGTCAATGCATCAGCCGCATTGTCTTCTAAGCCAACTTTCAATACTTCTACCTCATCCTTTTCAACCCGGTGTCTGATGAAATGTAGCCGAAACTGATAGCTCCAGTATTATCACAAAACACTCT encodes:
- the LOC121784332 gene encoding uncharacterized protein LOC121784332, with product MGKREGNLPVVRAVLLGDEEAVTAANCSGYGRRLRRRELELGIEGMVVVNLGKNGGGRERQKPPQFDGLGEPSKAETWIRTIERIFDFMECTDKERLACVTFQLTGPTDFWWDTKLRTMNPERREALTWEIFKEEVYNKYVPMSYRRAKVVEFHTLKQGNMTVTEYDRALCEITRYAPELVDTDEKMAEKFRAGLKHEIRVAVASRRGLSYSEILACALDVEEALPKEMTVANTTPVPLQQHNF